TCTGGCGGCACTGCCAACGGCGACTCGCCTTGCGTCAAAAGCCCTCGAGATGTTCGCTGCGGGGATAGGATCTGTTGCTGCAGAGTGCTCAATGGTCGCTCGATGGTCCCTCGATGGTCCCTGGCAACCGTTGCGTTGTCTTGTCGGGAGGTTGCACATGTCATTTGTTGTGGCGGCGCCGGAATGGATAGCGACAACGGCGTCGGACGTGGCGGGGGTCGGCTCTGCGCTCACGGCCGCCAATGCGGCTGCAGCGCTACCGACGACGGCGATAGTCGCGGCGGCAGAGGATGAGGTGTCGGCAGCGATAGCGGCCGTGTTCGGATCGCACGCGCAGGGCTATCAGGCCCTCAGCGCCCAGATGTCGGTGTTCCATGAGCAATTCGTGGCGGCGTTGACGGCGGGTGCCGGCGCGTATGCGGCCACCGAGGCGGCCAGCACGTCACCCTTGGGACAGTTGCTGGGATTGATCAATGCGCCCACCCAGGCGCTGCTCGGGCGCCCGCTGATCGGCAATGGCACCAACGGCGCCGACGGCACCGGGGCTGCCGGTGGGCCTGGCGGGCTCTTGCTCGGCAACGGCGGTAACGGCGGTTCCGGGGCGGCGGGTCAGCCCGGTGGTGCTGGCGGAGACGCGGGGTTGTTCGGTAACGGCGGGATCGGCGGGGCGGGTGGGGTCGGGGTAACCGGCTCTGGTGCAGCCGGTGGCCAAGGTGGTCGGGGCGGATGGTTGTTGGGTAACGGCGGGACCGGTGGGGCCGGGGGAGCGGCGGGCGCTACTGCCCTCGGCGGGGCCGGCGGTGTCGGCGGGGCTACCGGGCTCATCGGCAACGGGGGAACCGGCGGTATCGGCGGAGCGCGAGCGGCGGGCACCACCGCCGGGGTCGGTGGTGACGGCGGGGTCGGCGGCGTGTTCGGCAACGGCGGTTTCGGCGGACACGGTGGTGCCGGTGACCTCACCGGCGGCGGTGGGGCCGGCGGGGCCGGCGGGGCGGCGAGCTGGTTCGGCAGCGGCGGGGTTGGCGGTGCCGGCGGGGAGGGTGCGCCCGGCGGTAATGGGGGTGCCGGCCCAGTCCTGATCGGTAACGGAGGCATCGGCGGTCTCGGTGGAGCCGGGGCGGCCGGCGGTAACGGTGGTGCAGGCGGCACGTTGCTGGGCGACGGTGGCGCGGGCGGGCAAGGCGGCGCCGCCGTCGCGGGCATCCTGGGCGGCCTGCCCGGACAGGGCGGTAACGGGGGCAACGCCAACTGGTTCGGTTCCGGCGGCAGCGGCGGGCAGGGCGGTACCGGTCTGACCGGAGTGAACGGGGTCAACCCGCCGCCGAGCGGCACGGCCGGTCCTGGCTCTAGTCCCGCTCCCGTCTCGATCACGAATTCCGGCACCCTTGGCGCTCACATCATTTTCAACGGCATGAACGGCGGTCCCGGTGACCCCGGCGGCGCCGGCCAGACCGGCGGCACCGGCGGCACCGGCGGCGCCACATCGGTGACGAACACCAATACCGGCTCGATCACGGGCGTCATTGAGATGACCGCCGGCGGCGGCGGCACGGGCGGCGTGGCCGGCGCCGGCGGCAATGGCGGCGCGGGCGGGACCGGCGGGGCCGCCACGGTCACGAACAACGGCTCGATCACTGGCGCCGTCAATGCCACCGGCGGGGCCGGAGGTAACGGCAACACCGGTAGTGCCAGCGGCGGTGACGGTGGCGCCGGCGGGATGGGCGGCCAGGGTCAAACCGCGGGCAACGGTGCTGCAACAGGCGGCGCCGGCGGTCAAGGCGGTGCGGCGAGCGTGGCCCTGGGCGCAACCGGCGGCAACGGCGGTGCCGGCGGCGTGGGCGGCAACGGCGGACATGGCGGGATGTTCATCGGCAACGGCGGTGCCGGAGGCGTAGGAGGGACCGGTGGCACCGGCGGTATCGGCGCCGCCGGCTTTGCCGGCGGTGACGGCGGCGCTGGTGGCCAGGGCCTCAACAACGGCACGGGCACGGCGACTGGGGGCAACGGCGGTCTCGGGAGCGTCGGCGGGATCGGTGGCACCGGGGGCACGGGTGGCAGCGGAGGCGTCGGCGGCAACGGCGGCGGCGCCGGGTTCATCGGCATCGGCGGCGCCGGCGGCGGCGGCGGCATGGGTGGTGTCGGCGGGATCGGCGGCATCGGCGGTGCCGGCGGCGATGGTGGTTTCGGCGGGGCAGGCACCACCACCAGCACCGCGGCCACGTTTGGGGGAACCGGCAACAACGGTGCCCTCGGCGGCAACGGCGGCACCGGCGGCGCGGGAGGAGCCGGCGGAACGAGCGGCGGCAGTGGGGGAGCCGGTGGCGTGATCGGTTGGGCCGGCGCCAACGGCGGTACGGGTACCGGCGGCACCGGCGGCAATGGCGGTCAGGGCGGCGCCGGCGGCAATGGCGGCAACGGCGGAAATGCTTCGACGGGCGGCACCGTCGGCCAGGGCGGCAATCTGGCGCTGGGCGGACAAGGCGGTACCGGTGGCGCTGCCGGTGGTCCGGGCGGCAACTCCGGGTTCACCGGCAATTTGGGTGTGCCTGGAAGCAACGGTTTGCCGGGCATCATAGTGTGATCAGGCATGCATCGGCGGTACCGTCACTGTCATGCCGACGAAAAGGCAGCGCGCGACGGGCATGCCGGCCGCCGATTCGCTTGTGCCGCAATACCCGATCGAATCGGTCGACAATGCGCTGAAGCTGCTGTTGCTGCTCGGTGAACGCCCCGAGATCCGGTTGAGTGAAGCGACTCGATATCTGGGTGTGGCGTCGTCCACCGCGCACCGGCTGCTGGCGATGCTGATTTATCGGGGCTTTGTGCGCCAAGACCCGGTGTCGAAGGCGTACCTGCCTGGTCCGGCGTTGACCAGTGTGGCGTTCTCGATATTTAGCCGCATCGACATCCAGGGAGCGGCCATGCCGATCATGCGCGGTCTCAGCGAACGCCTGCGGGAAACAATCCACGTCGGCATGCTGGACGGCGCTGATGTCCGATTTGTCGCGGCGGTCGAGGGCCCGGCCGCCGTCCGGGTGGCTTCCCGGCTGGGCCGCAGCCTGCCAGCGCATTGCACCTCGACGGGCAAGACGCTGCTGGCTCAGCTGTCCGAATCTGAACTGCGGCAACTACTTCCGAATGAGGAGCTGGATCGCGTCACCGCCCATTCGATTGGCAGCCGCACGGAGTTGGAGGCCGAGCTTTCCCGTATCCGCGAACGGGGGTATGCCGTCAACCGGGAAGAGAGCGAGGAGGGCGTGGCATCGGTTGCGGTACCGATTCCGGCCGGGGCACCGGGTTTGCGGCTTGCACTCAACGCCGCGGCTCCGTACCACCGGCTGGAAAGGTCCAAGTACTCCTCGTTCGCCGCGGTACTTACCAAGGCAGCCAAGGAGATTGGCGATCAGCTTAGCTGAGTGCCCAATCGCGCCACTTCGTGCCGCCAGGCCGCTTCGATGTTGAAGTCAGATCCCAAGTCCGGCAATTCATTCCAATCGGTTTCGGCGATTTCGCGCAACGCGCCCCCGGCAGCCATGACCTGCAACGACATTCGTGCCAGCGAGTCGAGGCTGATCGCGTGCAACACGGCCTGCTGGACGCTGCCGGCCGCGCTGGTGATTCCATGGCCGCGACAGATCACCACGGGCGCGCTGCCCATGGCCGCCACCATATCCCTGCCCAACTGTGAACTTCGAATCAGGACCGCGCGTTCAAAGACTGGCACGCCGCCGCGGGCGAGCACAGCGCCGGGAATGTCGTACGCCCCATAGATCGGCCGGAATTCGATTCCGGCCAGATCCGCGGCGACGACGGCCGGTGGATGCAGGTGCGCGACCGCCCGGCGCCGAGGATCGGCCAGCATGGTCTCGACGTGGATGGGCAGTTCGTTGGGGACGCGGTATCCGTCGAGTTCCCCCGCGGCGCTCGCGGTTCCGTCAAGCCCGATCAACCGGATATCACTGGGCCGGGTGAATGCCAAACCCGTGTCGGTGTCGCTGCGACAACGGATGAGTAGCTGGTCCTCGCCGACGCGCAGGCTCAGATGGCCGAGGATGCCATCAGCCAGGCCGCGCGCCGCGGCCACGCGGCAGCCCAGGGCCAGCAGAGTGCGCTGCGGGTCAAGCCTCATGGCGGTCCCGCAAGCCGAATCCGCCGTCGGGGTGGATGGTTTCACCGGTGATGCCGCGGGAGCGGTCGGAGGCCAGGAACACGAAACTCCACGCATGGTCGTGGGGGGTGAGTGCGACGTTGAGCGGCACCCGTGCGGCCAAATCGCTTGCCCTGTTGGGGGAGTCGTTGAGGCGCACGGCATCCAGGCCCAGGCTGGCAAGACCGCGCAGGTCGGTGTCCAGCGTGCCGCCCGGTGCCACCCCGTTGACCCGAATACCCGGGGCCAATTCGTGTGCCAGCGAGGCAACCAGCCCGCGCACGGCGAACTTCGACGACACGTAGAGCACCCCTCCGCGCCCGGGGTAGAACGACGATGTCGACTCGGTCAGCACAATCGAAGACCCGGTTTGGGCCTGCAGTGCGGGCATCGCGGCCTTCACCGACTGCAGCTGGCTCAGCACATTGATGCGAAACATCTCGTCGAAGGCCGCTGCAAGGACGTCGGCGTCGATATCGCCCACACCCTGATAGAAGTCGAAGACGCCGACGCAGTTGACCAGAGTGTCGAGACCGCCGAACGCATCGACGGCCGTCGTGACCGCGCGGTCAGTTGCCGCCCGGGTGGTGGCGTCACCCTCGATCACCGGCATGTCCGGCAGTTCCTGACGCAACCTCGCGCACTTGTCGGTATCGATTTCCAGCACAGCGACTTTCGCGCCCTCGGTGCGAAACGCGGCGACGACGGCGCGGCCGATTCCCGAGCCGGCGCCCACCACGAGCGCGCGCCTGCCGTCAAGCCAGCCCGTCATCGCGTCCCTCCGGTTCGTCGGGCAGTAACGGAGCGCGGGAATTGCCGACCATGGCCGCCAGCGTACGGGGGTTCTGCCAGGTGAGCGCCTCCACTTCGAGGGCGTCCAGACTGATCGACTGCCCGGTTCTGGGTGCGGTGATCAGCAGTCGGGAGCCGTTGCGGGTGTCGACCCGCTGGACCACTACCTCGGTGAATTCGTTTGCCACAGTGATGGGCTCACCGACGGGCTTCACAGGAATACCGCCAGGTTCTGCATCCGTAACACCGACTCGTCGGCAATAATGGTGCGAAGAGCCAACTTCCAGGTGTTTTCCGGATCCCCATACCAGCGCAGTAGATCCTCGCGGCCGCAGGACAACAACGCGCTTTCGTTGACGTCGCCGCGACTGCGGAACAGCAGTTCGGCCGATTCGACGATCACATGCTCGGGGTCTGCGCCGGCGAAGGTGCGCACGTTGGTGATGAAATGCCGCAGCCGAGACGGGGGATCCTCGGTCCAGGCGTGCTCGGTGGCAAAACGCGCCACCCGTTGGGTGAGCGAGTACTTGTCCTCGTCGAAATGAGCCATCCCGGGCCCCATTCCCGGTGACGTGTCGAACCCGGCGCCGCGGGCGGTCGTGACACGCACCGGCATGACGTAGCGAATGTCGTCGGTCATGGTGTCCAGCCATTCCTCATACTGCTGGGCGTCGAGCAGGTAGGCCTCGTCCACCAGGAACCGGTGTGCGTGGAGATGACGAATATCGTTGAACGGCAGGGAGTTTCTCATGACAGGTACGCGGCCCAGAGCTTGAGCAGCTCGCGCTGGTTGTACTCGTTGTAGCCGACCTGAGCGCGTCCGGGCCCGTGAAAGGCCTCGGCCGGTAGCGCTTCGGCGACGGGCCGGTCGTCGGACAGCAGGCCCATCCGGCTGTTCAGCAGCAGCCGCCGTGCCATCGTCCCGCCGGCCGTGGTGGTCAGCGAGACCCAGTTCTCCACGTCGTCTTGTTCGAACATGCCGGTCGACCCGAAGCACATCAAATAGCCCCGGTAGGACCGCTTCTTGAAGTCCGCGGGTGCGGCGGCGTCCACCGCGAACCATGAGCACACCTCGGTTTCGTTCTCGCTGATCGGCTGCCACTGGCGGATCGAGATGAAGGGCAGCACCTCTTCATTTTCGGGATCGCTGCCGGGCAGCTTGGGCCAGTTGTGTACGAAACTCAGGTTGGGAAAGCAGGTGGCGGCCGAGAACATGAAGCCGTCGTCACCGATGACCCGCTGTTGCCGGTTGGTCCAGACGCCCTTCATCCGGTCGATCATGTCGTCGGGGTAGCCGACATAGCGCATGCGTTCTTCGAAGCTGCCGGGCGGGAGTTTGTAGGTGGTTCCGCCCCCGCGATGTGCCCAGTAGGTGGCGCCATCCTTGCGCTTGTGCGCCTTGGGCTCGCGGAACAATCCGATCTCGACGATCGAGGCATGGGTGTGTGGGGTGTGGTACATGTCGCCGGCGAAATTCTCGGCGCCGATCTTCCAGTTGGCCTTGATCCGCCAGCGCTGCGGTCCGCGCACCTCCAACCCACCGGTGCTCTGTTTGGTGTAGTAGTCCAGGTAGAACCGGAAGTCGCCGAGGTAGTCCTCGAGCGGTTCGGCGCGCGCGTCCAAGCTGATGAAGATCAAACCGTTGTAGCTGGTCAAATTCGGTGCGGGCAAGAGGGTTTGGCCCTTCGGGAACCCCGCGTCGCCACCGTACGCCTCCCGATGGAACGGCAGCCCGGTAAGCCGGCCATCGTTGCGGT
The nucleotide sequence above comes from Mycobacterium pseudokansasii. Encoded proteins:
- a CDS encoding PE family protein, which codes for MSFVVAAPEWIATTASDVAGVGSALTAANAAAALPTTAIVAAAEDEVSAAIAAVFGSHAQGYQALSAQMSVFHEQFVAALTAGAGAYAATEAASTSPLGQLLGLINAPTQALLGRPLIGNGTNGADGTGAAGGPGGLLLGNGGNGGSGAAGQPGGAGGDAGLFGNGGIGGAGGVGVTGSGAAGGQGGRGGWLLGNGGTGGAGGAAGATALGGAGGVGGATGLIGNGGTGGIGGARAAGTTAGVGGDGGVGGVFGNGGFGGHGGAGDLTGGGGAGGAGGAASWFGSGGVGGAGGEGAPGGNGGAGPVLIGNGGIGGLGGAGAAGGNGGAGGTLLGDGGAGGQGGAAVAGILGGLPGQGGNGGNANWFGSGGSGGQGGTGLTGVNGVNPPPSGTAGPGSSPAPVSITNSGTLGAHIIFNGMNGGPGDPGGAGQTGGTGGTGGATSVTNTNTGSITGVIEMTAGGGGTGGVAGAGGNGGAGGTGGAATVTNNGSITGAVNATGGAGGNGNTGSASGGDGGAGGMGGQGQTAGNGAATGGAGGQGGAASVALGATGGNGGAGGVGGNGGHGGMFIGNGGAGGVGGTGGTGGIGAAGFAGGDGGAGGQGLNNGTGTATGGNGGLGSVGGIGGTGGTGGSGGVGGNGGGAGFIGIGGAGGGGGMGGVGGIGGIGGAGGDGGFGGAGTTTSTAATFGGTGNNGALGGNGGTGGAGGAGGTSGGSGGAGGVIGWAGANGGTGTGGTGGNGGQGGAGGNGGNGGNASTGGTVGQGGNLALGGQGGTGGAAGGPGGNSGFTGNLGVPGSNGLPGIIV
- a CDS encoding IclR family transcriptional regulator → MPTKRQRATGMPAADSLVPQYPIESVDNALKLLLLLGERPEIRLSEATRYLGVASSTAHRLLAMLIYRGFVRQDPVSKAYLPGPALTSVAFSIFSRIDIQGAAMPIMRGLSERLRETIHVGMLDGADVRFVAAVEGPAAVRVASRLGRSLPAHCTSTGKTLLAQLSESELRQLLPNEELDRVTAHSIGSRTELEAELSRIRERGYAVNREESEEGVASVAVPIPAGAPGLRLALNAAAPYHRLERSKYSSFAAVLTKAAKEIGDQLS
- a CDS encoding class II aldolase/adducin family protein: MRLDPQRTLLALGCRVAAARGLADGILGHLSLRVGEDQLLIRCRSDTDTGLAFTRPSDIRLIGLDGTASAAGELDGYRVPNELPIHVETMLADPRRRAVAHLHPPAVVAADLAGIEFRPIYGAYDIPGAVLARGGVPVFERAVLIRSSQLGRDMVAAMGSAPVVICRGHGITSAAGSVQQAVLHAISLDSLARMSLQVMAAGGALREIAETDWNELPDLGSDFNIEAAWRHEVARLGTQLS
- the hcaB gene encoding 3-(cis-5,6-dihydroxycyclohexa-1,3-dien-1-yl)propanoate dehydrogenase translates to MTGWLDGRRALVVGAGSGIGRAVVAAFRTEGAKVAVLEIDTDKCARLRQELPDMPVIEGDATTRAATDRAVTTAVDAFGGLDTLVNCVGVFDFYQGVGDIDADVLAAAFDEMFRINVLSQLQSVKAAMPALQAQTGSSIVLTESTSSFYPGRGGVLYVSSKFAVRGLVASLAHELAPGIRVNGVAPGGTLDTDLRGLASLGLDAVRLNDSPNRASDLAARVPLNVALTPHDHAWSFVFLASDRSRGITGETIHPDGGFGLRDRHEA
- a CDS encoding 3-phenylpropionate/cinnamic acid dioxygenase subunit beta — its product is MRNSLPFNDIRHLHAHRFLVDEAYLLDAQQYEEWLDTMTDDIRYVMPVRVTTARGAGFDTSPGMGPGMAHFDEDKYSLTQRVARFATEHAWTEDPPSRLRHFITNVRTFAGADPEHVIVESAELLFRSRGDVNESALLSCGREDLLRWYGDPENTWKLALRTIIADESVLRMQNLAVFL
- a CDS encoding aromatic ring-hydroxylating oxygenase subunit alpha → MGLGLADHGAALDGVTGAVRRGMIPAHIYNDKELFDLEKERLFGRGWMFMAHESEIPQEGDYVVRRVLDDSFIIARDSDGAVRAMFNMCLHRGMQLCRAEMGNASNFRCPYHGWTYRNDGRLTGLPFHREAYGGDAGFPKGQTLLPAPNLTSYNGLIFISLDARAEPLEDYLGDFRFYLDYYTKQSTGGLEVRGPQRWRIKANWKIGAENFAGDMYHTPHTHASIVEIGLFREPKAHKRKDGATYWAHRGGGTTYKLPPGSFEERMRYVGYPDDMIDRMKGVWTNRQQRVIGDDGFMFSAATCFPNLSFVHNWPKLPGSDPENEEVLPFISIRQWQPISENETEVCSWFAVDAAAPADFKKRSYRGYLMCFGSTGMFEQDDVENWVSLTTTAGGTMARRLLLNSRMGLLSDDRPVAEALPAEAFHGPGRAQVGYNEYNQRELLKLWAAYLS